The proteins below are encoded in one region of Flavobacterium nackdongense:
- a CDS encoding glycosyltransferase family 4 protein, producing MRVIAIHLLNDYSGSPKVLMQLLKGWTKNNIETHLYTCGGREGFLSDIPKVHYHFYRYRFVENKFLRLLFLFASQFILAIQLLFILEKADVVYVNTVLPFGAGIIAKLKGCKVIYHIHETSIKPKILKHFLFGVVKWTATEVVYVSNFLAEREPLNLKKNVLYNVLEESFVERASMHLNKEKKEKIVLMICSLKAYKGVNEFLKLAQMNPEFTFKLVTNATQTEIENYFKDETVPTNLILYPTQTNTHPFYQEASVVLNLSDTNLWVETFGLTVLEAMAYGLPTIVPPVGGVVELVEERKNGFLMDSKNINLISEKLQLMLQNQTIYNQMSTYAYEKSKFFSEDYFEKESFRILSKN from the coding sequence ATGAGAGTTATAGCCATACATTTATTGAACGATTATAGCGGTAGCCCGAAAGTTTTGATGCAATTACTTAAGGGATGGACAAAAAATAATATAGAAACCCATTTATATACTTGCGGCGGAAGAGAAGGTTTCTTGTCTGATATTCCTAAAGTTCACTATCATTTTTATCGGTATCGCTTTGTAGAAAACAAGTTTTTGAGATTACTGTTTTTATTTGCAAGCCAGTTTATTTTAGCAATTCAATTGTTATTTATTTTAGAAAAAGCCGATGTCGTATATGTCAACACTGTTTTGCCTTTTGGGGCTGGAATTATCGCGAAATTAAAAGGATGCAAAGTGATTTACCACATTCACGAGACTTCGATTAAGCCTAAAATATTGAAACATTTTCTTTTTGGGGTAGTAAAATGGACAGCGACAGAAGTTGTTTATGTTTCGAATTTTCTAGCGGAGCGAGAACCTTTAAACCTTAAAAAAAATGTACTTTACAATGTTCTCGAAGAAAGTTTTGTAGAACGAGCTAGTATGCATTTGAATAAGGAAAAAAAAGAAAAAATCGTTCTGATGATTTGTTCTTTGAAAGCTTATAAAGGGGTAAACGAATTTTTGAAATTAGCTCAAATGAATCCAGAGTTCACTTTCAAACTGGTGACAAATGCTACTCAAACTGAAATTGAAAACTATTTCAAAGATGAAACTGTACCAACAAATTTAATATTATATCCAACCCAAACCAACACGCATCCGTTTTATCAGGAAGCGAGTGTTGTTTTGAATTTATCAGATACCAACCTCTGGGTCGAAACTTTTGGATTGACCGTCCTTGAAGCGATGGCTTATGGTTTACCTACGATTGTTCCGCCAGTAGGTGGCGTTGTAGAACTGGTCGAAGAAAGGAAAAATGGTTTTTTAATGGACAGCAAAAACATAAATCTTATTTCAGAAAAATTACAATTAATGCTTCAGAATCAAACCATTTACAATCAAATGAGTACATACGCATACGAAAAAAGTAAATTCTTTAGCGAGGATTATTTCGAAAAGGAATCTTTTAGAATTCTTTCCAAAAATTGA
- a CDS encoding DUF1972 domain-containing protein encodes MEKKKIAIIGTVGLPARYGGFETLADHLLTHLAEKYDFTVYCSKNKYTKEERIATYKGASLKYLPLDANGVQSIPYDTLSILHALWKNDVLLVLGVAGAWILPFVKFFTNKKIIISIDGIEWKRDKWPLLAKLYLWWAEKLAVKYSHIDISDNESIQDYTALRYETLSRVIEYGADHTLEVKPEANDFIKYPFLKQEYAVKVCRIEPENNIHLVLNAFEKTSRMPLVLVGNWNNSVYGKELKEQYANATNLCLLDPIYNQREIDLIRGNASLNIHGHSAGGTNPSLVEAMYLGLPIIAFKVSYNRTTTENKAIYFSTSEELIDILNTISEDTLGNLRNEMKAIALRRYTWSTISQQYEFLIKEALSAANKSSVFAETKSLSTSFLEEFQLSHLQHNNLFHENR; translated from the coding sequence ATGGAAAAGAAGAAAATAGCTATCATTGGTACAGTAGGTTTACCAGCAAGATACGGAGGATTTGAAACATTGGCAGATCATTTACTCACTCATTTAGCCGAGAAATATGATTTCACGGTCTATTGCTCAAAAAATAAATACACAAAAGAAGAACGTATTGCAACCTACAAAGGGGCTTCGTTAAAATACCTTCCTCTGGATGCAAACGGCGTTCAAAGCATTCCTTATGATACACTTTCAATTCTTCACGCTTTATGGAAAAATGATGTCTTGTTGGTTTTAGGAGTTGCAGGTGCTTGGATTTTGCCTTTTGTAAAGTTTTTTACGAATAAAAAAATTATTATCTCCATTGACGGTATCGAATGGAAAAGAGACAAATGGCCACTTCTTGCAAAACTCTATTTATGGTGGGCCGAAAAATTAGCGGTCAAATATTCGCATATCGATATCTCCGACAATGAATCTATTCAGGATTATACGGCGCTTCGGTATGAAACTTTGAGTAGAGTGATTGAATACGGGGCCGATCACACCTTGGAAGTGAAGCCAGAAGCCAATGATTTTATAAAATATCCATTTTTGAAGCAAGAATATGCTGTAAAAGTGTGCAGAATTGAACCAGAAAATAATATACATTTAGTTTTGAATGCCTTTGAAAAAACATCAAGAATGCCATTAGTTTTAGTGGGAAATTGGAATAATAGTGTCTACGGAAAAGAACTAAAAGAGCAGTATGCCAACGCAACTAATTTGTGCCTCCTTGACCCCATTTACAATCAAAGAGAAATAGATTTAATTAGAGGAAATGCGTCTTTAAACATTCACGGACACTCCGCAGGTGGAACCAATCCTTCTTTGGTAGAGGCCATGTATTTAGGGCTTCCAATCATTGCTTTTAAAGTTTCGTATAATAGGACTACAACCGAAAATAAGGCGATTTATTTCTCAACATCCGAAGAATTAATTGACATATTGAATACGATTTCAGAAGATACTTTAGGTAATCTACGTAATGAAATGAAAGCTATTGCATTACGAAGATATACTTGGAGTACAATTTCCCAACAGTATGAATTTTTGATAAAAGAAGCCCTTTCGGCAGCAAATAAAAGCAGCGTCTTTGCCGAAACAAAAAGTCTTAGCACTTCATTTTTAGAAGAATTTCAGTTATCCCATTTACAACACAATAACTTATTTCACGAAAACAGATAG
- a CDS encoding O-antigen ligase family protein has translation MNSTTTNHDAFLKKIDNYLFIILLLMVACFFTWSENINITRAIKVVGRLGLMLSSIGIYFKIIRYGAANTMSYKNIFSPLFYLAYMGLGFISFTWSTNPGFSILQWFMTFQSLVFAYFFIKSIKVLDSFFEGHHIRLYHLLGNSVFVLQLVFVVGMWIDPDTFFRLTNGGEEARLGGVMMNPNELGMLAGVGVACLIFDLYRKQNKIWTVIKILVIFYALFMTGSRSSLIGVLIIIFFHINQTKKQGLKMAIIGGVLLVIPFAINQIILKGGDKERMEEILTLTGRLPFWQALITEGLPREPLLGFGYMRIDYKEFFQSVHTYPGKMTHNTFMQVLMNLGFIGLCTAIFQMFFTFHAFFSENKETRLMLIGILIPVLINSFTEFGIFGESNYGILFYQMIIFSVSFKNNAHLTSVQKLHLRKRRPELLV, from the coding sequence ATGAATTCAACGACGACTAATCACGATGCTTTTTTAAAAAAAATAGACAATTATCTGTTTATTATTTTACTATTGATGGTGGCCTGTTTTTTTACTTGGAGTGAAAATATCAACATCACACGAGCCATCAAAGTAGTGGGCAGATTGGGCTTGATGCTTTCTTCGATTGGTATTTATTTCAAAATTATTCGGTATGGCGCCGCCAATACCATGAGCTATAAAAACATATTTTCGCCTTTGTTTTACTTGGCTTATATGGGTTTGGGATTCATCTCATTTACCTGGAGCACGAATCCAGGATTCAGTATTTTGCAATGGTTTATGACATTTCAAAGTTTAGTTTTTGCCTATTTTTTTATCAAAAGCATCAAAGTTTTAGATAGTTTTTTTGAAGGTCACCACATCCGATTGTATCATTTATTGGGCAATTCGGTTTTTGTGCTGCAATTGGTATTTGTCGTTGGAATGTGGATTGATCCCGACACTTTTTTCCGGCTGACAAATGGGGGAGAAGAAGCCCGCTTGGGAGGCGTGATGATGAACCCCAATGAACTCGGAATGCTTGCAGGAGTGGGCGTAGCTTGCCTAATTTTTGATTTATACAGAAAGCAAAACAAAATTTGGACCGTAATCAAAATCTTGGTTATTTTTTACGCCTTGTTTATGACGGGTTCCCGATCTTCCTTGATTGGTGTTTTGATAATTATCTTTTTCCATATTAACCAAACCAAAAAACAAGGTTTGAAAATGGCTATTATCGGTGGCGTTTTGTTGGTCATTCCGTTTGCTATAAACCAAATCATTCTCAAAGGTGGCGATAAAGAGCGAATGGAAGAAATATTGACTTTGACCGGAAGATTGCCTTTTTGGCAAGCCCTGATCACCGAAGGATTGCCACGAGAACCCTTACTAGGTTTTGGATATATGCGAATAGATTACAAAGAATTTTTTCAAAGTGTGCATACCTATCCTGGTAAAATGACTCACAATACGTTTATGCAAGTGCTTATGAATTTGGGCTTTATCGGATTGTGTACCGCTATTTTTCAAATGTTTTTTACTTTCCACGCCTTTTTCTCAGAAAACAAGGAAACCCGCTTAATGTTGATCGGAATCCTCATACCAGTTTTGATTAACTCGTTTACTGAATTTGGTATTTTTGGGGAAAGCAATTATGGAATTTTGTTCTATCAAATGATTATTTTCTCGGTTTCATTTAAGAATAATGCCCATTTAACATCGGTACAAAAACTACATTTAAGGAAAAGAAGACCAGAACTCTTGGTATAA
- a CDS encoding nucleoside/nucleotide kinase family protein codes for MENIFAKLGYSVSSTRNNTTDIVLDMLFIKNPDGSPRWIWNANCDTPLFLKFYNIGSSRAWWFATAIKMVFIFRLQKIVFSKKSVYATKNDHTILDSNTDWALFTGTIGPNNKAILYTNFSFYKIATTPSAVELINREHAILARINGFYDGFISPKSFKISSEIIQLSDVSENGTRSKSSTSSHLNALLAMRSIESKTVKLGQWSLFKNLKNEFNSIDDSRIPSNMLRKINTLIENISENEKVDVTLSQGDFTQWNMYIRNGKIALYDWELASFEKPKGFDYFHFIIQQGVLVHHKSWKTIYKDIIVESEGDFLEQLFNNDLNELKNYLKWYVITNCIHYLKLYSEQPQWHIQVDWLLKVWNEALNEFMLEEKSARELVIMDLFDLLQNQEYAALKFNHGFPEKLSINSDIDLVVDKKTNQLLVSYLKNHALVSKIKENKKSFMNAIQVFLNDGTSLSLDLIWQLKVKNLEILDAKQIIASNIVNKYGVKNASSINTARFIALFYTLNNSAIPSKYLIYELAIQNSQESLDLILQNHFGNTTNKKESVLNFINQNPKNKGISVLKNTINYYKDIMRNSIFNRGFIITFSGVDGAGKSTVIENIALKIEKQLRKPVVVLRHRPSILPILSVWSKGKEKAHQDVIEGLPRQGKNKSSLSSFIRFTYYYFDYLFGQFVVYFKYILRGKVVIYDRYYFDFINDSKRSNIVLPKKLTSFFYTFLLKPEFNFFLFADANIILKRKKELSKATIEKLTVDYHRLFASLQSKSNSSVYQSINNIQLEVTLNKVLKTILLLK; via the coding sequence ATGGAAAATATATTCGCCAAACTAGGCTACTCGGTTTCTTCAACACGAAATAATACAACAGATATTGTTTTGGATATGCTTTTTATAAAAAATCCCGATGGTTCGCCAAGATGGATTTGGAATGCCAATTGTGACACTCCTTTGTTTCTAAAATTCTATAACATTGGAAGTTCTAGAGCTTGGTGGTTTGCAACAGCAATAAAAATGGTCTTCATTTTCAGATTACAAAAAATCGTCTTCAGTAAAAAATCAGTTTACGCCACAAAAAATGACCATACTATTTTAGATTCCAATACGGATTGGGCATTATTCACAGGAACCATTGGTCCAAATAATAAAGCCATCCTTTACACAAATTTCTCTTTTTACAAAATTGCAACAACTCCAAGTGCGGTAGAATTAATCAACCGGGAACACGCGATCTTAGCAAGAATAAACGGTTTTTATGATGGATTTATTAGTCCGAAATCTTTCAAAATTTCGTCTGAAATTATTCAATTATCGGATGTTTCAGAGAATGGAACAAGATCCAAATCCAGCACTTCAAGTCATTTGAATGCCTTACTTGCTATGCGTTCAATTGAATCGAAAACAGTAAAACTTGGCCAATGGAGCTTATTCAAAAATTTGAAAAATGAATTTAATAGCATTGATGATAGCCGAATTCCTTCTAATATGCTTCGAAAAATCAATACCCTGATTGAGAATATTTCTGAAAATGAAAAAGTGGATGTTACACTGTCACAAGGCGATTTTACCCAATGGAATATGTACATAAGAAATGGAAAAATCGCTTTGTACGACTGGGAATTGGCGAGTTTTGAAAAGCCAAAGGGATTCGACTATTTCCATTTTATCATCCAACAAGGCGTTTTGGTACATCATAAATCTTGGAAAACCATTTACAAGGATATTATTGTGGAATCTGAAGGCGACTTCCTGGAACAACTCTTTAACAATGATTTAAATGAATTAAAGAATTATCTAAAATGGTATGTAATTACCAATTGCATTCATTATCTAAAACTATATTCAGAGCAGCCGCAATGGCACATACAAGTAGATTGGCTTTTGAAAGTTTGGAACGAAGCCTTGAACGAATTTATGTTGGAAGAGAAATCTGCGAGAGAATTGGTTATAATGGATCTGTTCGATTTGTTGCAAAATCAAGAGTACGCCGCATTAAAATTCAACCATGGATTTCCAGAAAAATTAAGCATTAATTCGGATATTGATTTGGTTGTCGATAAAAAAACAAACCAGTTGCTGGTTTCTTATCTAAAAAATCATGCCTTAGTTTCTAAAATTAAGGAAAACAAAAAATCATTTATGAATGCTATTCAAGTATTTCTTAATGATGGAACTTCATTATCATTGGATTTGATCTGGCAATTAAAGGTTAAAAACCTTGAAATTCTGGATGCAAAGCAGATCATTGCTTCCAATATTGTAAACAAATATGGTGTAAAAAATGCCTCTTCCATCAATACTGCCCGATTTATCGCACTGTTTTATACGCTAAACAATTCCGCAATTCCTAGTAAGTACTTGATTTATGAATTAGCCATTCAAAACTCGCAAGAATCCTTGGATTTAATCCTTCAAAATCATTTTGGAAACACTACAAATAAAAAGGAAAGCGTACTCAATTTCATAAATCAGAACCCGAAAAACAAAGGGATTTCAGTCCTTAAAAACACTATAAATTATTACAAAGACATTATGAGAAATAGCATTTTCAACAGAGGATTTATTATCACTTTCAGCGGAGTTGATGGTGCGGGAAAATCGACCGTAATTGAGAATATCGCTTTAAAAATCGAAAAACAACTCCGGAAACCCGTGGTGGTGCTACGGCACAGACCTTCTATTTTACCCATATTGAGTGTGTGGTCCAAAGGCAAAGAAAAAGCACATCAGGATGTAATTGAAGGTTTGCCTAGACAAGGAAAAAACAAAAGTTCTTTGTCCTCGTTTATTCGCTTTACGTATTATTACTTTGATTATTTATTTGGGCAATTTGTGGTGTATTTCAAATACATCTTGAGAGGAAAAGTGGTAATTTATGATCGTTATTATTTTGATTTTATTAATGATAGCAAGAGAAGCAACATTGTTTTGCCTAAAAAACTGACTTCTTTTTTCTATACATTCCTTTTGAAACCTGAATTTAATTTCTTCCTTTTTGCCGATGCCAACATCATTTTAAAAAGAAAAAAAGAACTAAGCAAAGCCACCATCGAAAAATTAACAGTGGATTATCATCGTCTATTTGCGTCGCTTCAATCCAAAAGTAATTCTTCTGTGTATCAGTCCATCAATAATATTCAACTTGAAGTAACCCTAAATAAAGTTTTGAAAACCATTTTACTTTTAAAATAA
- a CDS encoding glycosyltransferase family 4 protein encodes MEIIHIVLGKANPERMNGVNKVVFQLVTKQVHFGKKAAVWGITNDQEDNYGERNFETQLFLKQRNPFAISEELKLAIIDKKDKAVFHLHGGWIPVFYSLSKLMHQHQISFVLTPHGAYNTIAMQRSSWIKKFYFSLFEKKLLSRTSKIHCIGKSEVNGLKKIFDNKKAILLPYGYENDKTITIENTANPSIVFGFIGRLDIYTKGLDTLLKAFASFKKIQPEARLWIVGDSKEKVILEQQIKSKSLEKNIILLGSKYAAEKEEILQKIDVFVHPSRNEGLPLSVIEAASFGKPCIVTDATNIGTQIVNSKAGITIYSQSSSQLDDAMQKMYSIWENPAAFKKMQENAIQMVEQNYNWKKLIAQFNTDLYTI; translated from the coding sequence ATGGAAATAATTCATATAGTTCTCGGAAAAGCCAATCCTGAAAGAATGAATGGCGTAAATAAAGTAGTCTTTCAATTGGTTACGAAACAGGTTCATTTTGGCAAAAAAGCCGCCGTTTGGGGCATAACTAACGATCAAGAAGATAATTATGGGGAACGCAATTTTGAAACCCAATTGTTTTTGAAACAGCGCAATCCTTTTGCTATTTCTGAAGAACTAAAATTAGCTATTATCGATAAAAAAGACAAAGCTGTTTTTCACCTACACGGTGGTTGGATTCCCGTTTTTTATTCCTTGTCAAAATTGATGCATCAACACCAAATTAGTTTTGTTTTAACGCCTCACGGTGCTTACAACACCATTGCAATGCAGCGTAGCTCTTGGATTAAGAAATTCTATTTCTCGCTTTTTGAGAAAAAATTACTCAGTAGAACTTCAAAAATTCATTGCATTGGCAAAAGTGAAGTGAATGGATTAAAGAAGATTTTCGATAACAAAAAAGCAATTTTATTGCCTTATGGATATGAAAATGATAAAACAATAACCATCGAAAATACGGCTAATCCAAGTATCGTTTTTGGCTTTATTGGGCGATTGGATATTTATACCAAAGGTCTTGACACATTGCTAAAAGCATTTGCAAGTTTCAAAAAAATCCAACCCGAAGCGCGGCTCTGGATCGTAGGGGACAGCAAGGAAAAAGTCATTTTAGAACAACAAATTAAATCAAAATCACTAGAGAAAAACATTATACTTTTGGGAAGTAAATATGCTGCCGAAAAAGAAGAAATACTTCAAAAAATAGATGTCTTTGTTCATCCCTCAAGAAACGAAGGACTACCATTATCGGTTATTGAAGCAGCTAGCTTCGGAAAACCTTGTATTGTTACCGATGCTACTAATATTGGTACGCAAATAGTCAATAGCAAGGCCGGTATTACGATTTATTCTCAGAGTAGTTCCCAACTTGATGACGCGATGCAAAAAATGTATTCGATTTGGGAAAATCCAGCGGCATTCAAAAAAATGCAAGAAAATGCAATCCAAATGGTAGAACAAAATTACAATTGGAAAAAATTGATTGCACAGTTTAACACCGATTTATACACTATCTAA
- a CDS encoding acyltransferase yields the protein MKKLIVKIIQLRNPHFELDDSLNLAALFQFVFIQICGLIRGCKVVFCFRKPKGMILGKGVTFFNISKINWGKFLRLGNQVYVSALSKNGIQFGNNVSIGAFSRVIVSTSINNIGNKIVIGNNVGIGEFAYLGGAGGLEIGDECIAGQYLSCHPENHNYENFEIAIRHQGVTRKGIIIGKNCWIGSKVTILDGVTIGNGCIIAAGSVVTKSFPENSIIGGVPAKLLKNRNND from the coding sequence ATGAAGAAGCTAATTGTAAAAATTATCCAACTACGAAATCCACATTTTGAATTAGATGACTCTCTGAATTTGGCTGCTTTATTTCAGTTTGTTTTTATTCAAATCTGTGGTTTGATTCGAGGATGTAAGGTTGTTTTTTGTTTTAGAAAACCAAAAGGAATGATATTGGGTAAAGGTGTTACGTTTTTTAATATTTCTAAAATCAATTGGGGAAAATTTCTCCGATTAGGCAATCAAGTATATGTTTCCGCTTTGAGCAAAAATGGAATTCAGTTCGGTAATAATGTGAGTATTGGTGCCTTTAGCAGAGTGATCGTATCCACCTCAATCAACAATATTGGTAATAAAATCGTGATTGGAAACAATGTAGGTATTGGCGAATTCGCTTATTTGGGTGGAGCTGGAGGGTTAGAAATTGGAGATGAATGCATCGCAGGCCAATATTTGAGTTGTCATCCTGAAAATCATAACTATGAAAATTTTGAAATCGCCATCAGGCATCAAGGTGTCACCAGAAAAGGAATCATCATTGGCAAAAATTGCTGGATTGGAAGCAAAGTTACTATCCTAGATGGTGTAACAATTGGCAATGGATGCATCATCGCAGCAGGAAGCGTGGTTACAAAATCATTTCCCGAGAACAGTATTATTGGGGGTGTTCCCGCTAAACTTTTAAAAAATAGAAACAATGACTAA
- a CDS encoding glycosyltransferase family 4 protein, which yields MTNKTILATCYAVNPYKGSEDAMGWNFVYQIARFNKVFAVTRENNKTAIEKYMFENPDSVYDNIMFLYFDLPYWIRFWKKGGRGAMLYYYMWQRGIVNFVRKQNLNFDITHNVNFHNDWTPSFLWKLNKPMVWGPVGHHPLIPKQYLKPYSSKYWIKDRATWMVKNYFWNCSFSLKNTAKNAAHIWCMNSGVPSKLKLKETSFSVLPSVATEDFAVNPKTENIIYNVISVGRFVPLKGFDLTLLSFIKFIKTVPSSQRKNCKLTLVGSGPEKEYYDQIIYDNEVESYVEIIEWIDRKDLMKIYEKSTVFLFPSHEGAGMVVAEALSFGLPVVCLDNEGPGQYINSNCGIKIPKSDYKYTINQLGEALLKLYADSNFLQQLSLGARQQYEEKFTWNSRGEHLQNIYNQL from the coding sequence ATGACTAACAAAACTATTTTAGCAACTTGTTATGCTGTGAACCCTTATAAAGGTTCAGAAGATGCAATGGGTTGGAATTTTGTATATCAAATTGCACGGTTCAACAAAGTTTTTGCCGTAACCAGAGAAAATAACAAAACGGCCATCGAAAAATATATGTTCGAAAATCCAGATTCAGTTTATGACAACATTATGTTTTTGTATTTTGATTTGCCGTATTGGATTCGTTTTTGGAAAAAAGGCGGGCGGGGAGCGATGTTGTATTATTATATGTGGCAAAGAGGAATCGTGAATTTTGTTCGAAAGCAAAACTTGAATTTTGATATTACTCACAACGTGAATTTTCATAACGATTGGACTCCTAGTTTTTTATGGAAGTTAAATAAACCAATGGTTTGGGGTCCTGTAGGCCATCATCCGCTGATTCCAAAACAGTATCTTAAACCGTATTCTTCTAAATATTGGATTAAAGATCGGGCTACTTGGATGGTGAAAAATTATTTTTGGAACTGTTCCTTTTCCTTGAAAAATACAGCAAAAAATGCAGCACATATTTGGTGCATGAATTCGGGAGTTCCCTCAAAATTAAAACTAAAAGAAACCTCATTTTCTGTTTTACCATCTGTTGCTACTGAAGATTTTGCAGTTAATCCCAAAACTGAAAATATAATTTATAATGTTATCAGTGTTGGTCGTTTTGTTCCACTAAAAGGATTTGATTTGACACTACTTTCTTTTATAAAATTTATTAAAACAGTACCCAGTTCACAAAGGAAAAACTGCAAACTTACGCTAGTAGGCTCCGGTCCTGAAAAAGAATACTATGACCAAATAATTTATGATAATGAGGTGGAATCGTATGTAGAAATTATAGAATGGATTGACCGTAAAGATTTGATGAAAATCTACGAAAAATCCACGGTATTCTTATTTCCATCACACGAAGGTGCAGGAATGGTGGTCGCCGAAGCCTTGTCTTTTGGTTTGCCAGTAGTTTGTTTAGATAATGAAGGTCCCGGACAATACATTAATTCCAATTGTGGTATTAAAATCCCCAAATCAGATTATAAATACACGATTAATCAATTGGGTGAGGCGCTCCTAAAACTATATGCTGACAGCAATTTTTTGCAGCAATTGAGCCTTGGAGCCCGGCAGCAATACGAAGAAAAGTTTACTTGGAATAGCCGCGGTGAACATTTACAAAATATTTATAACCAACTGTAA
- a CDS encoding lipopolysaccharide biosynthesis protein — protein MMNSIKKILFSPSVLVFFDQALFSGTNFLLTLFLAQKLDIKSFGIFSSIVLFTYLGMSITNALIIQPFQVSIGKVLQKKEYYMFLFLGQMALMFVLILLVKLIAFFIPISIDYNQLTNAFLYFTVGYLVQDFFRKLLLGIGQILMVIIIDIMFLLLVVLFFYFIKNDISLTNTLWIIGISNIISSLPGLFFIVKNYQKPVSWKGFAQSHILQGKWLISTAVLQWSSNNFFVLVSGIYLGIEALGALRLVQSFFGVINICLATVENYFLPKVALLFNENATKAKKYLMEITVYGATFFGIFLSILFLFSTEIIVLAGGEQYQNYAYVVKIISILYFFIFLSYPVRIAVRVMVLNKIFFIGYLLSFAFSILSFHFLLKYSGLYGAVSGLIINQIIMILYWQSQLKKNQFLLWK, from the coding sequence ATGATGAATTCTATTAAAAAAATACTGTTTTCACCCTCTGTTTTGGTCTTTTTTGACCAAGCGCTATTTAGTGGAACAAATTTTTTGCTAACTCTTTTTTTGGCCCAAAAACTAGACATCAAAAGCTTTGGAATATTTTCTAGTATTGTTCTCTTTACGTACTTAGGTATGAGTATTACTAATGCTTTAATCATTCAACCTTTTCAGGTCTCGATTGGGAAAGTTTTGCAAAAAAAAGAGTACTACATGTTTTTATTCTTAGGACAAATGGCTCTGATGTTTGTTTTGATTCTATTGGTCAAATTAATTGCATTTTTTATACCCATTTCTATAGATTATAATCAACTAACCAACGCATTCTTGTATTTTACAGTGGGTTACCTTGTGCAAGATTTTTTTAGAAAATTGCTCTTGGGAATTGGTCAAATTCTTATGGTAATCATCATTGATATTATGTTTTTGCTGTTAGTTGTACTATTCTTTTATTTTATAAAAAATGATATCTCATTGACAAACACATTATGGATCATTGGGATTTCAAATATAATCTCATCACTTCCGGGTTTGTTTTTTATTGTCAAAAATTACCAAAAACCAGTTTCGTGGAAAGGCTTTGCTCAAAGCCATATTCTTCAGGGAAAATGGTTGATCAGTACTGCGGTATTACAATGGTCCTCCAACAATTTCTTTGTTTTAGTTTCCGGAATATACTTGGGAATTGAGGCATTAGGAGCCCTTCGTTTGGTGCAATCTTTTTTTGGAGTAATCAATATCTGTTTGGCTACTGTAGAGAATTATTTTTTACCAAAAGTGGCGCTACTATTTAATGAAAATGCTACCAAGGCTAAAAAGTATTTGATGGAAATAACGGTGTATGGAGCAACCTTTTTCGGAATTTTCCTTTCGATTTTGTTCCTTTTTTCCACAGAAATTATTGTGCTGGCTGGAGGGGAGCAATACCAAAACTACGCTTATGTTGTCAAGATAATTTCAATTTTGTACTTCTTTATATTTCTAAGTTATCCTGTAAGAATAGCGGTAAGAGTAATGGTGCTAAACAAAATTTTCTTTATTGGATACCTACTTTCATTTGCGTTTTCTATCCTTTCTTTTCACTTCCTGTTGAAATATTCCGGCCTTTACGGAGCAGTTTCGGGACTTATTATCAATCAAATAATCATGATTTTGTATTGGCAAAGTCAACTTAAAAAAAATCAATTTTTATTATGGAAATAA